One segment of Lepus europaeus isolate LE1 chromosome 16, mLepTim1.pri, whole genome shotgun sequence DNA contains the following:
- the LOC133775160 gene encoding zinc finger protein 883-like isoform X1, whose product MFPRTMKVNIPPVLVSFEDLSVDFTWEEWQDLNTAQKILYRDVMLETYSNLLSLGHCISKPDLILKLEQRAELWMVEEHPNQSRVAQKRDDLIGTNQESQEINLKQHVIRNNNTSTNKGIELKNTLNLTSHHIPKLIIKKENFSGVKSKACNIFQNVHFPSGPDEMQVYNKKSYLNKQQETHRGEKSYESAEYEGPLISKSDLTINQSKHKGNKTYSCKPCGKYFSCKSCHAVHHRTQIGENPHVCIECGKITYQKSELIRNPRTPTGETPLECNECGKAFSKRSIFIRHLSIHTGEKPYECNECGKSFGRKAHLIRHQRIHTGEKPYKCNECGEAFCYKISFIMHQSFHTGMKPYECNECGKGFYQKSYLIAHKRIHTGEKPYKCNQCGKAFTHKSLLITHQRIHTGEKPHECNECGKTFCLRSYLIRHKRIHTGDKPYQCSDCGKTFFWKAELVDHQRIHTGEKPYECNECGKAFCRNSYLITHQRIHKGEKLFECKECGKGFWKRSVFIRHQSTHTLEKPYECNECGKAFHQKVFLMRHQRIHTGEKPYECNECGKAFHQKVFLMRHQRIHTGEKPYECNECGKAFGQKTHLIAHQKTHRPMKLQECNECGKVFWCPSDLVKHQRIHKGGKCFECNECGKPFSQKGHLIRHQAIHTGEKPYECDDCGKAFFRKSHLIRHQRIHTGEKPYECNECRKAFSQKSHLISHQRVHKEKPY is encoded by the exons GTTTTGGTGTCATTTGAAGATCTGTCCGTGGACTTCACCTGGGAGGAGTGGCAGGACCTGAACACTGCCCAGAAAATCCTGtacagagatgtgatgctggagacctataGCAATCTGCTATCCTTGG GACACTGCATTAGCAAACCTGACTTGATTCTCAAGTTGGAACAAAGAGCAGAGCTGTGGATGGTAGAAGAACACCCAAACCAGAGCCGAG TTGCCCAGAAAAGGGATGACCTGATTGGGACCAACCAGGAAAGTCAAGAAATAAATTTGAAGCAACATGTAATCAGAAACAATAACACATCAACTAACAAGGGAATTGAATTGAAAAATACACTTAATTTAACCTCACACCATATTCCCAAACTGATTatcaaaaaggaaaacttttcggGAGTAAAATCCAAAGCATgcaatatatttcaaaatgtgcATTTCCCTAGCGGTCCTGATGAGATGCAAGTATACAATAAGAAATCTTATCTCAATAAGCAACAAGAAACCCACAGAGGAGAGAAATCCTATGAATCTGCTGAGTATGAGGGACCTCTTATTTCTAAATCAGATCTTACAATAAATCAGAGTAAACACAAAGGGAATAAAACCTATTCTTGTAAACCCTGTGGGAAATATTTTAGCTGTAAATCATGTCATGCAGTCCATCATAGAACTCAAATTGGAGAAAATCCTCATGTGtgtattgaatgtggaaaaatcACTTACCAGAAGTCAGAGCTCATTAGAAATCCGAGAACTCCCACAGGGGAGACACCtcttgaatgtaatgaatgtggaaaggcCTTTAGCAAGAGGTCCATTTTCATTAGGCATCTGAgcattcacacaggggagaaaccttatgaatgtaatgaatgtggaaaatccTTTGGCCGGAAGGCACATCTCAtaagacatcagagaattcacacaggggaaaaaccttataaatgtaatgagtgtggagaAGCTTTTTGTTATAAGATATCCTTTATTATGCATCAGAGCTTCCATACGGGGATGAAACCCTATGAATGCAATGAGTGTGGAAAAGGCTTTTACCAGAAGTCGTACCTCATAGCACAtaagagaattcacacaggggagaaaccttataaatgtaaccagtgtggaaaagcctttactcATAAGTCACTTCTCAtaacacatcagagaattcacacaggggagaaacctcatgagtgtaatgagtgtggaaaaacCTTCTGCTTGAGGTCATACCTCATTAGACATAAAAGAATTCATACAGGGGACAAACCTTACCAATgtagtgactgtggaaaaacctttttttggaaggcagagctagttgaccatcagagaattcacacaggggagaaaccttatgaatgtaacgAGTGTGGAAAAGCTTTTTGCCGGAATTCCTACCTCAttacacatcagagaattcacaagggtgaaaaattatttgaatgtaAAGAATGTGGAAAAGGCTTTTGGAAGAGATCAGTATTTATTAGACatcagagcacacacacactggagaaaccttatgaatgcaatgagtgtggaaaagcctttcacCAGAAAGTATTCCTTAtgagacatcagagaattcacacaggggagaagccttatgaatgcaatgagtgtggaaaagcctttcacCAGAAAGTATTCCTTAtgagacatcagagaattcacacaggggagaagccttatgaatgtaatgagtgtggaaaagcctttggccagaagacaCACCTCATTGCACATCAGAAAACTCACAGACCAATGAAACTTCAagaatgtaatgagtgtggaaaagtcTTTTGGTGTCCGTCAGATCTTgtgaaacatcagcgaattcacaaaGGTGGAAAATGTTtcgaatgtaatgaatgtggaaaaccATTTAGCCAGAAAGGACACCTCATTAGGCATCAGgcaattcacacaggggagaaaccatATGAATGTGATGATTGTGGAAAAGCTTTTTTCCGGAAGTCACACCTCAtaagacatcagagaattcacacaggggagaaaccttatgaatgtaatgagtgtAGGAAAGCCTTTTCCCAGAAGTCACACCTGATATCACATCAAAGAGTTCACAAAGAGAAACCTTATTAA
- the LOC133775160 gene encoding zinc finger protein 883-like isoform X2 translates to MVLVSFEDLSVDFTWEEWQDLNTAQKILYRDVMLETYSNLLSLGHCISKPDLILKLEQRAELWMVEEHPNQSRVAQKRDDLIGTNQESQEINLKQHVIRNNNTSTNKGIELKNTLNLTSHHIPKLIIKKENFSGVKSKACNIFQNVHFPSGPDEMQVYNKKSYLNKQQETHRGEKSYESAEYEGPLISKSDLTINQSKHKGNKTYSCKPCGKYFSCKSCHAVHHRTQIGENPHVCIECGKITYQKSELIRNPRTPTGETPLECNECGKAFSKRSIFIRHLSIHTGEKPYECNECGKSFGRKAHLIRHQRIHTGEKPYKCNECGEAFCYKISFIMHQSFHTGMKPYECNECGKGFYQKSYLIAHKRIHTGEKPYKCNQCGKAFTHKSLLITHQRIHTGEKPHECNECGKTFCLRSYLIRHKRIHTGDKPYQCSDCGKTFFWKAELVDHQRIHTGEKPYECNECGKAFCRNSYLITHQRIHKGEKLFECKECGKGFWKRSVFIRHQSTHTLEKPYECNECGKAFHQKVFLMRHQRIHTGEKPYECNECGKAFHQKVFLMRHQRIHTGEKPYECNECGKAFGQKTHLIAHQKTHRPMKLQECNECGKVFWCPSDLVKHQRIHKGGKCFECNECGKPFSQKGHLIRHQAIHTGEKPYECDDCGKAFFRKSHLIRHQRIHTGEKPYECNECRKAFSQKSHLISHQRVHKEKPY, encoded by the exons GTTTTGGTGTCATTTGAAGATCTGTCCGTGGACTTCACCTGGGAGGAGTGGCAGGACCTGAACACTGCCCAGAAAATCCTGtacagagatgtgatgctggagacctataGCAATCTGCTATCCTTGG GACACTGCATTAGCAAACCTGACTTGATTCTCAAGTTGGAACAAAGAGCAGAGCTGTGGATGGTAGAAGAACACCCAAACCAGAGCCGAG TTGCCCAGAAAAGGGATGACCTGATTGGGACCAACCAGGAAAGTCAAGAAATAAATTTGAAGCAACATGTAATCAGAAACAATAACACATCAACTAACAAGGGAATTGAATTGAAAAATACACTTAATTTAACCTCACACCATATTCCCAAACTGATTatcaaaaaggaaaacttttcggGAGTAAAATCCAAAGCATgcaatatatttcaaaatgtgcATTTCCCTAGCGGTCCTGATGAGATGCAAGTATACAATAAGAAATCTTATCTCAATAAGCAACAAGAAACCCACAGAGGAGAGAAATCCTATGAATCTGCTGAGTATGAGGGACCTCTTATTTCTAAATCAGATCTTACAATAAATCAGAGTAAACACAAAGGGAATAAAACCTATTCTTGTAAACCCTGTGGGAAATATTTTAGCTGTAAATCATGTCATGCAGTCCATCATAGAACTCAAATTGGAGAAAATCCTCATGTGtgtattgaatgtggaaaaatcACTTACCAGAAGTCAGAGCTCATTAGAAATCCGAGAACTCCCACAGGGGAGACACCtcttgaatgtaatgaatgtggaaaggcCTTTAGCAAGAGGTCCATTTTCATTAGGCATCTGAgcattcacacaggggagaaaccttatgaatgtaatgaatgtggaaaatccTTTGGCCGGAAGGCACATCTCAtaagacatcagagaattcacacaggggaaaaaccttataaatgtaatgagtgtggagaAGCTTTTTGTTATAAGATATCCTTTATTATGCATCAGAGCTTCCATACGGGGATGAAACCCTATGAATGCAATGAGTGTGGAAAAGGCTTTTACCAGAAGTCGTACCTCATAGCACAtaagagaattcacacaggggagaaaccttataaatgtaaccagtgtggaaaagcctttactcATAAGTCACTTCTCAtaacacatcagagaattcacacaggggagaaacctcatgagtgtaatgagtgtggaaaaacCTTCTGCTTGAGGTCATACCTCATTAGACATAAAAGAATTCATACAGGGGACAAACCTTACCAATgtagtgactgtggaaaaacctttttttggaaggcagagctagttgaccatcagagaattcacacaggggagaaaccttatgaatgtaacgAGTGTGGAAAAGCTTTTTGCCGGAATTCCTACCTCAttacacatcagagaattcacaagggtgaaaaattatttgaatgtaAAGAATGTGGAAAAGGCTTTTGGAAGAGATCAGTATTTATTAGACatcagagcacacacacactggagaaaccttatgaatgcaatgagtgtggaaaagcctttcacCAGAAAGTATTCCTTAtgagacatcagagaattcacacaggggagaagccttatgaatgcaatgagtgtggaaaagcctttcacCAGAAAGTATTCCTTAtgagacatcagagaattcacacaggggagaagccttatgaatgtaatgagtgtggaaaagcctttggccagaagacaCACCTCATTGCACATCAGAAAACTCACAGACCAATGAAACTTCAagaatgtaatgagtgtggaaaagtcTTTTGGTGTCCGTCAGATCTTgtgaaacatcagcgaattcacaaaGGTGGAAAATGTTtcgaatgtaatgaatgtggaaaaccATTTAGCCAGAAAGGACACCTCATTAGGCATCAGgcaattcacacaggggagaaaccatATGAATGTGATGATTGTGGAAAAGCTTTTTTCCGGAAGTCACACCTCAtaagacatcagagaattcacacaggggagaaaccttatgaatgtaatgagtgtAGGAAAGCCTTTTCCCAGAAGTCACACCTGATATCACATCAAAGAGTTCACAAAGAGAAACCTTATTAA